GGTATTGCAATGGACTGTAATACAGTGGGTCAGCTGTGAGAGCACTTTGGTAAACCATATGTCCATGTGCTGGAGAGCACAACAAATTCATACTGATCTGCTCATTACGGCAGCACATTACCGCATATGTGCAATGATGAGAATAAATACAGAGAGTCTGACAGGTGTGACGGCTGCAGGGAgatcatctgcaaaaaacaaaaaaaacaaaacaaaaaagctaacACTGCTCTGTATTTCTCTCACTCATCTGGCTTCTCGTCTCTTATCTCACATCAGTTTTAGGGAAACTGTATTAGTGGCTGCTTTTCCAAAGAAAGAAGTGACATCATTCCCAGTGGGAGGCAAAGATGATGGTCTCTTCTACTTATCCACTACAGATCCTACAGTCCTCATCAACTCACCCATACTTGATGTTCACTTCAGCCTGATGATCTCCactagattatttttttttctttgctgactGATAcgcatgtatgttttttttttaattattattttacaatttTCATAGACTGACTACTAGTAAAGAAATATACTGTGTTGTgaactatcaaaataaataaaattgttatTTACATAACATATAAACGATACTTCACTAAACAGTTTCTTTTATAAGAATAGGCTACTGTATGTCTGTCATGCTTTCATCTGAAGAAATGAAGCCATGAATGAGGTTGTACAGAGCTGAAATAAATTCTCCTCCACCCTTTTCGCTGTACTGCTGGTTCTCTGGCATCCATACCGTCATTCTGTCTGTCCTGTCTCACTGCACCTAGACTGCAGTGCAAATGTGCAAATAGGCAGCTCGCGTGTGTTAACTGTACACCTTCACCACCTAAAACATATGTAATTAACCATATAAGGTGAACACTTGAGCTGCACCAACCACAGCTGGACATGTTTGATGAAACAGGTCTCTAATgttcataaaatgtttttaaaaaaatgagtccGATGTCATTGTGAAAATGTGTGCCTTGAGGAAACATGATTCAGATGTCGAGATTGCTACACAAGCACCAGGATGCTGCTGAGTTTTGTGTATCAAGATGTCATGAACCGACCAGGTAACACAATCACAAGGAGCGATCAAACGCAACCGCCGTCGTCTTTAGATAGCCgtctgtgtaaaaatgtaaactggTGTGACTGCAGTTCAACATTACGGGAAGGCAGCGCCAGTACTGTTTGGAGAACAGCGTTACAGCACAAGTGCCATCTTTGTTCtgtctttcatctttttttttttttttgtcaacacCATTCTTAACACATTTTGCAACAAAAAGACGAGAAAATCTCTTTGCCGCATGTTGTAGCTCGCTTTCCAACGTTATGTTTTCATCACGTCTACTGTCGCCTACTTAAACATTTCTGTACTCTACTTCTAAGCACTTTGCTGTAATTTAATTCCACCAACTTGAAGGAGAAGtcaataaaaacatattgttcctttttttttctatgaaaagAGAATACATATCAAAAAATGCTGTGAATAAAGTATGAATAAATAAGGTTcaataaaacatgaacattGGTCCATATTCTCATATTGCCTTGTAGAGCTGTTCCACCTTAAGGAAGTTTCCATGTCGAGCCCGGATCATCACTGAAGGGTAAAGCAGTGCTGCTGCCCTTTCTCGCTCCTTGAGCTCTGCAACATGTGCTCAGAtgagaaaatgttaaaaagaaataaacaaaagtcTTTCCCCTCACTCTGCTTTTTCCCTCTTCCTCGTGATCCCTGTTTCTTGTTGCCTCTTTAACCTTTCTCCCAACCTCGCTAACATCTTCTCATCCACCCCTTTATCCAGCTTTCCTCCAGGTTTGGAAAGATGGATTCGGGGAAGTGTAAAGTTCTCTCTAAtacttttatttgattttattttttcctacaTGGTTTTTTCCACTGTTCACCCCCAGCATAGGTGAGAGACTCTGGGAGAAAGCGGAcgactcctcttcctcctcctccaccacatgCAGAGGGAGGAGCTGGATGAGGATTCTCCCTCCTTGCTTCTGTCACTGCacaccttcctcctcttcctccccccaCTCCCCTTCGCCCTCTCTCTAGAAGGACGAGTTGGGGGAGCAGACAGTGCTGGCTGAGCTGATGGAGATGTCATCAGAGTCAGATGGGAGTCTGGGGTCCGGGAGGGGTCAGAGCAAGTGTCAGGggtcagagagggaggggccatGGGCAGGCCAAGGAGGCAACTGGGGGGCTCCGCCCGTAGTGTTTCTGTTGTTACTGAATTCACAGTTGGCATCATCTGCAGAGGCAGCGGCTTCACATCCGGGTGGCGTCCTCGTCCGAGAACCTGCCTCTCCTTATCAAGAGGGGTggcctgaaaaagagaagaggaggaaaagattAAGATTAGATCTACCAGTCGCACAGTGGATTAAATCCAATATGGAGGACCAGAAGAACATGTTCACATGTTCAATAAGTTACTAATCAATATTAATTGGACAGCAACAAGGAGGGGGAGAGGCTATCTAAACATGCACAAATCTGCAATCTTTTCCAGAATAAATATCTTGGATAGAAGCAGGTTCcacattgtttcatttttctggcACAGTAAAGGTTTGACAGGGGAGATTTTCAATATCACTTTTTTATCACTTTACAATCAAAAGGAACATCAGCAGCCAGAAAAAAGTCAACGTGTTTTTAGGAACAAAATGTTGTATAAACTGTTATTAAAGTGGGAAATTTCTACCACGGATATGAGAAAGATCCCAGAGTGTacatttccattcatttttaGTAGAAACAGAGTTTACCAGAAATCTTCCCCAGTTGATTATTTACAACTAAAATCTACAACCTTAACCTTACCATTTGGGCAACGCATGAAAAaatatggtttttttttcctatagaGTTCAGGATTTCTAATCAGCCAAATTAAACTCTGTCATGTTGGAAATCTGGGAGTTTAAAAACCAGataatgtattcatttattcaccATTCAAGATTGTTTTTTAATTCCCTCTTCTCAGAATCCACATTCCTCCAAGTCCTGTAACCTTTATAACAATGAACCTCATGGTCCTCATAAATCAGTGGATAAAGTCACACAACAGGAGTCGGGTAATGGGAGCTCAATAACAAGCCCTGGTGTTTGTGGAGGCAACCAGGTGGGGAGCATCGCATCAGGCGAAAACATCACAGGAAATCACTCAGACAAGCAGCAGTGCTGGGTTATTTCTTGGAAAAGCTTCGTTCACAAAGGAAttgtgcaaacaaaaaaaacgacTCAGTGGAAACCTTCACAACAGCAGTTTGTTAACTTTGCAGCGTGGGATATGTTCAACAGAATGCACAGGAGAATCATTAGCGAGGGTCATTCTACTTGAGCACGCTGTTATTCACACACTACGAAAAGCAAGGGAGACCGATAAAAaggtgacacaaacacagagggacacGGCTTTAGCCAGTGATGCACGACAGCGATGCGGGTAATGCAGGAATGAAATCTGTGTTTACAACAACGGATGAAAggagagaagcaaaaaaaaagcagagcacAGAAAGTACAGCGcgggtggggggggggacaacATGAGGCTGtcaaagcagcacagcagcagccagtCAGCAGGGCAGCACGCAAGGGAGGGGGGGAGACATCAATTTCAGAGACACTGTTttggtttgttgtgatttctcgCTGATTTGTGACCCAGTCGTGTCTCTATGGAAACCTGGCGTACCTTATCCAGTACATGGCCGGGTGCTGGTAGAAATCCAACGACCCAGATCTCTGCATAGAAAAGCTGTCATCCAACTGAACAACAAAAGAGAAATCAGCACAAATCAATCTACCATgagaaaaaatagaaacaccTCAAAGTGCACTCAGAAACTTGCTGACTTCTCTAGAAACTGATGCAACTCAGTGTAACAGCTGCAGCTTTAGATGaactagttattttttttaatggttactTACAGAAATGACTGACACTCCTGCAGTGTTGTCATTGCCTTTTGGACTGGTGTTGAAGTGCTTCTTTATCTTTCCTGCTACTGACAGCTGGTGTTCATTCTCACATAGACCCTCGTCCTGTATTaaacagaagaggagaggaagtaaattcaatgttttttttttaaaataaaagcaaagcaaatgaACAGATTTACTAACACTATACTTACAGTGACCCAGGGGTGCTCCAGCACCTGGAGGGCAGTGTATCTTTtatccacctccacctccagcaTGGATCGAATCAGCTCCtacagcaaaaagcaaaaaaaaaaaaagcaaatgtcagttatttcctccctccctccctatatatatatatatatatatatatatatatatatatatatatatatatatatatatatatatatatatatatatatatatatatatgagtttTCTACAGCATATGGTTCCATTCACACCAATCAGACATACAGGAGATATTTACCTTGGCTGTTTCTGAAACATTGTCCCAGTATGGCAGAGGAAATTCTAGCTGTCCCATTAGGATCTGATCAAAAAGCACTTCTTGATCATCACTgctcctgcaaaaaaaaaaaaagaatgggtgTGCATAAATAAACGAGTGCTTGAATTAAGTCCACAAGTAAAGGTGCAATACCACTACCAACCAGTAGAGGGTTCTGCAAAACACAGTTTCAAAAAAAGCCATTGAAGCAGAGGGAGGGATGCAGGTCAGGGCTTGCTGTTCACTTACCCTCGAAAGGGTGGGAAACCACACAGGAGGATGTAGGTGATGACGCCCGCTGCCCAGATGTCAACCTTAAGACCGTACCTGCACAAAGACAGAGAGGTTAAATCAAGgcaaacatagaaaaaaaacaacatgcagaGCATTCCCTTTAACACAAGCATCCACCATTCTAGATGTATTAATGACATGACAAATTTGTTGGCCATCAACTATTGTGTTATAGGTACCTGCAAACTGCAGTTGCAGCTCTTACCCTGTTTCTGCAATGATTTCAGGTGCTACATATGTTGGGGTCCCGCAGACAGTGTAGAGGGGTCCGTCCACCACAGTCGCCAAACCGAAGTCTCCCAGTTTGAGGCTCTTGCTGCCATCTGCATGTTCATACACCtgaacacacaggaacacacatacacaaattaTGTTAAAGCAGGATCATAATTTGCAGCAATGAGCTCAGTATGATCAGAATGAtgacccccccaaaaaaacaaaacaaaccttaTACAGTAACCTAAATAGGAACACTGGTTGATGGGAGTTTAATATTTATTGTAAGGCTTTCATACACACTGTCTAGCCTTTTGTCCACCTGTAACTTGTGGTTGATCTGCATATCATTAccttaaaaagttaaataaataaaaggccacttttttaaaccattcaacttcaattttttatttccttgtaGAGTAGAAGCAACGCTGGAAAATAGGCTGCACCTCTGGCTCAGTAGGGGTAAGTGTGGCCACTAGAAAGCTCTGAAGAAGATCATTTCTAAAGTTCAAATCTGGCCCAGCCAACTCTTGTAGTGACTGAGAGGGGGCAAAGAACAGTAATTGAAGTTATAGATGACAATGAGGAGTTTGACAGAagggagaaggagggagggaaagaaCAAACGAGGGAGGCTGGAGAAGGAGTGTGCAGAAGGTGTGAGGGCAGCAGCGATGAGTCATCTCTCTGCTCTGTGAGAGTCCGTAGTGAGTGATATTGCTTCACTGATCATTCAGAAAGGTGGTGGGaaaggagagaaggagaggctGCTACACTGCGGCAAGTTACATGTGtgcaaaatctgtgtgaaatcaaCTCACCAGCAGGTTTTCTGGTTTGATGTCTCTGTGAACAATGTTGAGGCTGTGGAGGTATTTGATGGCGCTGGCCAGATTGTGGAGCATGCCGCTGGCGTCTCTTTCTGTGTATCTGTTGGCAGAGGTGATGGCATCGAACAGATCTCCCCCCTGTGGACGAGTCATAACCGGCGGGTCAGTTATCAGGAAATATCACGAGACTTTGGTTGGTGTTTTTAGTGCTAGCAGAACCTAACAGCTTCACTTCCAAGTATTCACACTTGCTCGTCTTTTTTGCTGAAAAGAGGTTAAAAAGTTCATTTAACCATTTTTGCCTGCTCAGTGGGTGGAGGGGATCTGGGTTGCTGGGTGAAAgggatgggggggtgggggtgggggggtgaggagGTAAATCCTCATTCCTCATCTTGCTTGAAACATCTCCTCTACCGTGGCATTAatacttccttttcttttttttaggcttTTCTCTGTCTCATATTTTTCATTCTACtagaatctctctctctcatccccTCTGTGCTTCTCTCATTGAGTGGACTAAGTAGAACAGAGGCTTAAAATAGTGCTGAATCTCTCTCTATCCTAGAACAGCACAGCACACTGTGAGGGTCTGACCTGCACGATGGCAGCTGTTTAAATATGAGAGCTGTCAAATGCCAGCTCAGGCTTTGACTAATACATCTTTATTTCTCTGCCTCCGCTATTGGAGGGCCAAAGTACATGAACATTAATATACTGCTGTAAATTTGGAGGCGTTCTGCAAGGTTTCGGAAGGCGGCGGCTGAAGTCAGTTAGCGGGAAACTAAGCCCGGTCCACAAATGGCATCCCAAAAGATGGGGTTTAAATCAGTCCTCTGTATCGCCTCTGTACAGGCAAGAGCCTTCTTGTAACTGCAACACAATATTCTTTGATCACATTATTGCCAGTTGGGATTTTCCTCAGTTTAAAAAGAACTTAGACTGAACAGGACCAGGCAAAAGAATGCTAAAGTATACCGTACTAATAGATATaaaatttctctctctctctctgctcctatCCTTTGCCTCTCCTTTCAAATCATCTATccgtctctctccttctctcagtCCCTGTCATTTTAGCAGTGACTCTTTTCACCTCATTCATCCACAACCTCCTCATGATCCTCCTACTTTGGACATGCTCACAAGTACGCACACTTCTCCCACAGATTGCCTCTCATCTATATTCCGTAGTACTCCACACCACAGCACGAACAGATGGATCACATTCCTGGCTCCTGAATTATGCACAAACATTTCTTGActcagagagcgagagagagtgaAGAATGTGAGCACTCGGGGCCACTGGCTGATTCTCTCTAGTCCCAAATTGTGTGACTGGTTGGAAAATTCGTCATTTGCTTCACAGGCTAAATGCTGCTCCTTTGTCACTGTTCCTGCCTCCCTGCCCCTCTGAGTTGCTCTTAGATTTGAGATAATGATGATCAACATTATATACAAGAGAATGAAGCCATCCATTATCTGCATTTGGCAAAACGTCCTTGCTTGTCCCTAACCAGAGCAGATGGTGCACAAACACATAAAGTAATAATATACAAATGTTGCCACACACCTTGACCAATTCCATGACCAGGTAAAGTTCATTATAAGTGTCAAACTCCTCGATGAGTAAGACGATATTTGGATGTTTGACCCGGCGAAGGATGGCCACCTCGTTCTGGATCATGTGCTCCTAGTAAAAAGAGGTTCAAGTGATTAGCCAAGtggaagacattttttaaaggaACCAAGAGTAACTTGACATTTAGATGAttaaatttcattttcttttctggtTTAAAGTATGTCACTATGTCTCTATAGTTGCCTCTCTACGGCATGTTGGTAACACCCTGGAGTGCATTTCTACATCCCTCCACAAAGGTGCTACATTACCCCACTGCTATCATATCAGTGGGTCTTTAAGTGAAACAGAGACATTACTCTAGAAATGCAATAGAAGGGATCTGTGACAAATATTCTTTCATTAGAGGAGAAAATGAGCTATCAAAATTGAATTTATCCTCTGAAGATATGAATGCATAGAACTTTTTGTCTTCTTGAGTGAAGCAGACCAGCACAGTACAGTTGTTGCATTTTGGGTCATACTTCATGAATGTTTGTTTACCTTGCCTCTGCATTTGCCCTTGTTGATGATCTTCAGAGCATACTCTCGTCCCGTGGAGTGCTCCATGCACTCCCGGACAACTGCAAAATTCCCATCTCCTAACATTCGCCCCACCTTATAACGGTCTGATATGTAGGACGGCACAGCCGGAACCTCATCGACTAGAACTTCAGCTGCAGGGAAGAAGCACAGGCTTTAGAGGAACTGAGGGACTCAAGAATCTGAACTGGTTTACGTGGTTTAGTACATTATTTATCAGTCATTTTATTGTGTACATAGAGGACAGAACAAGCATAAAGCATAAAACATCTGATAAAGGTTTTTTAAGGTGAGTAAGACGCCCTGAGAGCAGAAAGGTGCTGAGAGCATCATGTGCTAATCAGGCTACAGCAACGGAGGAAAGAGACGCATTAAAGGTCATGCATATGATTCAGACACGCATGATATTTGCCAGTACAAAACAAAGTGGGATGTTTTTGTAACACTGTTTTTCCTCACCTTCAGTAACAAGTCCATCGCCATCTTCCACTGGGCTCGAACCTTTAGTGGAAGACAGAGAGGTGGAAGAACCCTGGGACCCCTGCAAAAAGGGAGAGGGTAGAGAGCAGGATGGCAAGTGGGTTTATTTCTAATCTGCAGCATTACCCAAAATAGTTtgtaataacaataaaacacacacacacacacacaaacacacacacaatcacagtcAATTCTGCTCCAGTCCTAGCCAAAACAAATATGTATGTTCAAAAATAGACAAAGGAGCACCATGTAACCGGCCTTATCCTCCCAACATCCCTACGGCTGTGTCTGTGTATCTTTCTGATGTAATGCCCCATGCTCATAAGAAAAATGAGCCTGAACAGATTTACTTGAGCCAGTGATCTGAACATAAGCCagcaacccccacccccccccccccccccccccccttcccccgtGCATGTCCATATCATAGAGATGATTGCATCCAAATAAGCTCCTCTCCATTCACCTCACAACTGGAAGTAATTCTTACCCTTTTCTCACTCCTTACTATTACctttaataaaacataaaaacatgggCTTTGGTGACACTAATAAAGGCAGATGAGCGCTGCCTTTCATCTGGATAGTAAGTGGGAGGTCATtaaagtgaaagagagaggctgagaagAGGCGTCTGCATCTATCTAAAGACAAAAACTCATTATGCCCTCCACCTTGTAACCTTCTGTCTGGTTGTCATGGAAGCAACGAGAATGGAGAGTATCTAGTCGGGACTGTAAATGAGAATCTACcccttttgtgtttctgtctctgtccgTCTTTCTGTGCTCCTCTCTGCCAAACTCTGCCGTTCGCTTCAGACTCTTTTAATAAACCAGGGCAATCTGATCCTGTTTCACTCAGAAGGTGGCGTTTTTCTCGTGTTCAGTATATTTTTCAGCCTTCTTTTACTCTTTTCTAATCTCCCCTCTGGTTAAATCCTTTCTCATGGCTTGCAGTCAGTCTTCGAGGTCGGGGCGTTTCCAGTGCTTGAACAAATCCAATAGCTGGAGCTGGAATATGCAGCCCGGCCAGTGATGGGAAAACGCACCATCACCATTCTCCTAAAATATAAGTGGAGCAACCTGGCCACTGTGCATCATTAACaagtgcagtttgttttgtaaatggTTTGCGCTTTGAGTGTCATGCATGAGCCAAGGAAATGATTATGGAGGACCTCGAGCTACTGTTCCCCAGGAGACAACACATTTTTCCTCTGTTACATGTGTGGCCAGATATATTTTTGATGCTCTCCTATGTACGACATTCATTAATCAATAATCCCTTTCCTTTAAGAAGAGATAGAAAGAGGCACAGAGCATTGTTGAATTCATGCTGTGATAATAATTCAGCAATCTTTCAAAGAAGGCGATATGTTAAATTGGGGGACACTGAGCATCTAAGTATTAAGCAACACCTtattatgacagctgggatggccTCCTACCCCAACATGTTCACGGACAGTTAAGAAAATAGATAGATGGGTGGATATTATGGCATGGTTAAAGCAAGAGGCAACCTGAGGGGCTGAAAAATAAGTATCCAAATATGCAGCTCTTCTAAAGGGCACTTGAAGCTGGCTCCAAATACGACTCGATCTCCATAGAcgcccatgttaaaatgcccaacgtTACGAGAGGAATAGACTTTTGTCCAAACATGGTGACTTCTGAACCCCCCcggaacaaacaaacaaacaaaacatggtgacagccATAAAATCAAACTTTAGGCTTCATGGTTTGTTTAAACCCAGAGGGTGATGTCGCAGCGGt
The window above is part of the Archocentrus centrarchus isolate MPI-CPG fArcCen1 chromosome 14, fArcCen1, whole genome shotgun sequence genome. Proteins encoded here:
- the dclk1a gene encoding serine/threonine-protein kinase DCLK1a isoform X1, whose product is MEMEHFDERDKGQRHSRSSAKMNGVPSPTHSAHCSLYRTRTLKTLSAEKRAKKVRFYRNGDRYFNGIVYAISSDRFRTFDALLADLTRSLSDNVNLPQGVRTIYTLDGSKKITSIDQLVEGDSYVCSSTEAYKKLDYTKNVNPNWSVNVKAAAAAFRGPPSLGSTKASTLEGRENKDFIRPKLVTVVRSGVKPRKAVRILLNKKTAHSYEQVLTDITDAIKLDSGVVKKIYTLDGKRVSCLQDFFGDEDIFVACGPEKFRYQDDLMLDESECRMMKSLTYGRMSGSLNRGSPRTVVQSLRSKSPASVNGTPASQLSTPHSGKSPSPSPTSPGSLSRRRGSQGSSTSLSSTKGSSPVEDGDGLVTEAEVLVDEVPAVPSYISDRYKVGRMLGDGNFAVVRECMEHSTGREYALKIINKGKCRGKEHMIQNEVAILRRVKHPNIVLLIEEFDTYNELYLVMELVKGGDLFDAITSANRYTERDASGMLHNLASAIKYLHSLNIVHRDIKPENLLVYEHADGSKSLKLGDFGLATVVDGPLYTVCGTPTYVAPEIIAETGYGLKVDIWAAGVITYILLCGFPPFRGSSDDQEVLFDQILMGQLEFPLPYWDNVSETAKELIRSMLEVEVDKRYTALQVLEHPWVTDEGLCENEHQLSVAGKIKKHFNTSPKGNDNTAGVSVISLDDSFSMQRSGSLDFYQHPAMYWIRPPLLIRRGRFSDEDATRM
- the dclk1a gene encoding serine/threonine-protein kinase DCLK1a isoform X2, which codes for MEMEHFDERDKGQRHSRSSAKMNGVPSPTHSAHCSLYRTRTLKTLSAEKRAKKVRFYRNGDRYFNGIVYAISSDRFRTFDALLADLTRSLSDNVNLPQGVRTIYTLDGSKKITSIDQLVEGDSYVCSSTEAYKKLDYTKNVNPNWSVNVKAAAAAFRGPPSLGSTKASTLEGRENKDFIRPKLVTVVRSGVKPRKAVRILLNKKTAHSYEQVLTDITDAIKLDSGVVKKIYTLDGKRVSCLQDFFGDEDIFVACGPEKFRYQDDLMLDESVNGTPASQLSTPHSGKSPSPSPTSPGSLSRRRGSQGSSTSLSSTKGSSPVEDGDGLVTEAEVLVDEVPAVPSYISDRYKVGRMLGDGNFAVVRECMEHSTGREYALKIINKGKCRGKEHMIQNEVAILRRVKHPNIVLLIEEFDTYNELYLVMELVKGGDLFDAITSANRYTERDASGMLHNLASAIKYLHSLNIVHRDIKPENLLVYEHADGSKSLKLGDFGLATVVDGPLYTVCGTPTYVAPEIIAETGYGLKVDIWAAGVITYILLCGFPPFRGSSDDQEVLFDQILMGQLEFPLPYWDNVSETAKELIRSMLEVEVDKRYTALQVLEHPWVTDEGLCENEHQLSVAGKIKKHFNTSPKGNDNTAGVSVISLDDSFSMQRSGSLDFYQHPAMYWIRPPLLIRRGRFSDEDATRM
- the dclk1a gene encoding serine/threonine-protein kinase DCLK1a isoform X3; protein product: MLEVEVNGTPASQLSTPHSGKSPSPSPTSPGSLSRRRGSQGSSTSLSSTKGSSPVEDGDGLVTEAEVLVDEVPAVPSYISDRYKVGRMLGDGNFAVVRECMEHSTGREYALKIINKGKCRGKEHMIQNEVAILRRVKHPNIVLLIEEFDTYNELYLVMELVKGGDLFDAITSANRYTERDASGMLHNLASAIKYLHSLNIVHRDIKPENLLVYEHADGSKSLKLGDFGLATVVDGPLYTVCGTPTYVAPEIIAETGYGLKVDIWAAGVITYILLCGFPPFRGSSDDQEVLFDQILMGQLEFPLPYWDNVSETAKELIRSMLEVEVDKRYTALQVLEHPWVTDEGLCENEHQLSVAGKIKKHFNTSPKGNDNTAGVSVISLDDSFSMQRSGSLDFYQHPAMYWIRPPLLIRRGRFSDEDATRM
- the dclk1a gene encoding serine/threonine-protein kinase DCLK1a isoform X5 yields the protein MEMEHFDERDKGQRHSRSSAKMNGVPSPTHSAHCSLYRTRTLKTLSAEKRAKKVRFYRNGDRYFNGIVYAISSDRFRTFDALLADLTRSLSDNVNLPQGVRTIYTLDGSKKITSIDQLVEGDSYVCSSTEAYKKLDYTKNVNPNWSVNVKAAAAAFRGPPSLGSTKASTLEGRENKDFIRPKLVTVVRSGVKPRKAVRILLNKKTAHSYEQVLTDITDAIKLDSGVVKKIYTLDGKRVSCLQDFFGDEDIFVACGPEKFRYQDDLMLDESECRMMKSLTYGRMSGSLNRGSPRTVVQSLRSKSPASVNGTPASQLSTPHSGKSPSPSPTSPGSLSRRRGSQGSSTSLSSTKGSSPVEDGDGLVTEAEVLVDEVPAVPSYISDRYKVGRMLGDGNFAVVRECMEHSTGREYALKIINKGKCRGKEHMIQNEVAILRRVKHPNIVLLIEEFDTYNELYLVMELVKGGDLFDAITSANRYTERDASGMLHNLASAIKYLHSLNIVHRDIKPENLLVYEHADGSKSLKLGDFGLATVVDGPLYTVCGTPTYVAPEIIAETGYGLKVDIWAAGVITYILLCGFPPFRGSSDDQEVLFDQILMGQLEFPLPYWDNVSETAKELIRSMLEVEVDKRYTALQVLEHPWVTDEGLCENEHQLSVAGKIKKHFNTSPKGNDNTAGVSVISATPLDKERQVLGRGRHPDVKPLPLQMMPTVNSVTTETLRAEPPSCLLGLPMAPPSLTPDTCSDPSRTPDSHLTLMTSPSAQPALSAPPTRPSRERAKGSGGRKRRKVCSDRSKEGESSSSSSLCMWWRRRKRSRPLSPRVSHLCWG
- the dclk1a gene encoding serine/threonine-protein kinase DCLK1a isoform X6; protein product: MLEVEVNGTPASQLSTPHSGKSPSPSPTSPGSLSRRRGSQGSSTSLSSTKGSSPVEDGDGLVTEAEVLVDEVPAVPSYISDRYKVGRMLGDGNFAVVRECMEHSTGREYALKIINKGKCRGKEHMIQNEVAILRRVKHPNIVLLIEEFDTYNELYLVMELVKGGDLFDAITSANRYTERDASGMLHNLASAIKYLHSLNIVHRDIKPENLLVYEHADGSKSLKLGDFGLATVVDGPLYTVCGTPTYVAPEIIAETGYGLKVDIWAAGVITYILLCGFPPFRGSSDDQEVLFDQILMGQLEFPLPYWDNVSETAKELIRSMLEVEVDKRYTALQVLEHPWVTDEGLCENEHQLSVAGKIKKHFNTSPKGNDNTAGVSVISATPLDKERQVLGRGRHPDVKPLPLQMMPTVNSVTTETLRAEPPSCLLGLPMAPPSLTPDTCSDPSRTPDSHLTLMTSPSAQPALSAPPTRPSRERAKGSGGRKRRKVCSDRSKEGESSSSSSLCMWWRRRKRSRPLSPRVSHLCWG